In one Desulfobacterales bacterium genomic region, the following are encoded:
- a CDS encoding acetate--CoA ligase family protein — protein MNSNGLNPFFHPKSVVVIGASDQPGKLGHVILNNIVNGGYPGTVYPVNPKQEKILGLTCYSAVGQVPDQVDLAVVIVPARFVPQVITECGKKRVKAAIIVSGGFREIGKEGEALQQAVFENAQAWGIRVLGPNCQGVNNPYHPLCASWPLLTGRGRVAVISQSGTVGAAMMDWFTEEHLGVSGFVSMGNRVDVDEADLIRYFQTDSNTKVIALYMEGVKNPERFQKAVDGLTKPLVVLKSGRTPKGKLAAQSHTRSLAGADAVYSALFQRCGICRADTMEEFFDMAKALAYLKKPVGRRIMFVTTSGGAGILAVDAAEQMGFDIPPLPEELIRQLDEIIPPQAIRNNPLDLTGDANARMFEAVIQKARPFYDTLGIIFGDPVADASSAVTPEAHELVVFMGGADVERKEKIKMHEQGIPVFPTPERAVNAMAQLLPPTSDSKPVFSNLPETTARIHLGFFESISFLKDKGICCVSARLAQTADEAVCHADELGYPVVLKIESPDVMHKSDVGGVRLNLNTADEVKVAFIEMTGSFCQEHPKWEIRGGGVSAMAPPSGLEVIMGFIRDPQFGPVMLFGLGGVLVELVQDVSTRLLPLTRQEALDMMGEIRGAVLLKGYRGRPPVDVNALADLLVRLAEIARVHEDIVEMDLNPVLAYPSGALVVDARILKR, from the coding sequence ATGAATTCCAATGGATTAAACCCGTTTTTTCATCCGAAAAGCGTGGTTGTGATCGGTGCATCCGATCAACCCGGCAAACTGGGGCATGTGATATTGAACAATATCGTCAATGGCGGCTACCCGGGAACTGTTTATCCGGTCAATCCCAAACAGGAGAAAATTCTGGGCCTGACCTGTTACAGCGCGGTCGGCCAGGTGCCGGATCAGGTCGACCTGGCGGTGGTGATTGTTCCGGCACGGTTTGTGCCCCAGGTTATTACCGAATGCGGGAAAAAGCGCGTCAAGGCGGCTATTATCGTTTCCGGAGGATTCAGGGAGATCGGTAAGGAAGGTGAAGCGCTTCAGCAGGCTGTTTTTGAGAATGCTCAAGCCTGGGGGATCAGGGTGCTGGGGCCGAACTGCCAGGGGGTGAACAACCCGTACCATCCTTTGTGCGCCTCATGGCCGCTTTTGACCGGCAGGGGGCGGGTGGCGGTCATCAGCCAGAGCGGTACCGTGGGGGCGGCCATGATGGACTGGTTTACCGAAGAGCACCTGGGGGTATCGGGATTTGTGAGTATGGGCAACCGGGTCGATGTGGATGAAGCTGACCTGATCCGGTATTTTCAAACCGATTCCAACACAAAAGTGATTGCCCTGTATATGGAAGGCGTCAAGAACCCGGAACGGTTTCAGAAGGCGGTTGACGGGTTGACCAAGCCCCTGGTGGTGCTTAAATCCGGCCGCACGCCGAAGGGAAAACTGGCGGCGCAGTCGCACACCCGGTCCCTGGCCGGCGCGGATGCGGTCTATTCGGCCCTGTTTCAGCGATGCGGCATCTGCCGGGCCGATACCATGGAAGAATTTTTTGATATGGCAAAGGCGCTGGCGTATCTGAAAAAACCAGTTGGCCGCCGGATCATGTTCGTCACGACCTCCGGGGGGGCCGGAATCCTGGCGGTGGATGCCGCTGAGCAAATGGGATTTGACATCCCGCCGCTTCCCGAAGAACTGATTCGTCAGCTGGATGAGATCATTCCCCCGCAGGCAATCCGGAACAACCCCCTGGACCTGACCGGTGATGCCAATGCCCGGATGTTTGAGGCTGTCATTCAAAAGGCCCGCCCGTTTTATGATACCTTGGGCATTATTTTCGGGGACCCGGTGGCTGATGCGTCCAGTGCCGTGACTCCGGAGGCCCATGAACTGGTCGTATTCATGGGTGGGGCGGATGTGGAGCGAAAGGAAAAAATCAAGATGCATGAGCAGGGGATTCCCGTGTTCCCGACGCCTGAAAGGGCGGTGAATGCCATGGCGCAGCTGCTTCCGCCCACTTCAGATTCAAAGCCGGTCTTCAGTAACCTGCCGGAAACAACCGCCCGCATCCATCTGGGGTTTTTTGAGAGCATCAGCTTTTTGAAGGATAAGGGCATTTGCTGCGTATCCGCCCGGTTGGCTCAAACCGCGGATGAGGCCGTTTGCCATGCGGATGAACTGGGCTATCCGGTTGTATTGAAAATCGAATCGCCGGATGTCATGCATAAATCCGATGTGGGCGGTGTGCGGTTGAACCTGAATACGGCTGACGAGGTCAAGGTGGCCTTTATTGAAATGACCGGTTCGTTTTGTCAGGAACATCCAAAATGGGAGATTCGTGGGGGGGGTGTCAGTGCCATGGCGCCGCCATCGGGTCTTGAGGTGATCATGGGATTCATCCGGGACCCCCAGTTCGGGCCGGTGATGCTGTTTGGCCTGGGAGGGGTGCTGGTGGAACTGGTTCAGGATGTCAGCACGCGGCTGCTGCCGCTCACCCGGCAGGAGGCACTGGATATGATGGG
- the atpE gene encoding ATP synthase F0 subunit C, with protein MGAEALQFFAACAIAAGFGIGIAALGCGIGQGLGLKGAVEGVARNPESSGKVTVTMLIGLAMIESLTIYALVISLILIYAHPQASAIAALFGAK; from the coding sequence ATGGGAGCTGAAGCATTACAATTTTTTGCTGCATGTGCTATCGCTGCAGGCTTTGGAATCGGAATCGCTGCACTGGGTTGTGGTATCGGCCAGGGCCTTGGCCTCAAGGGCGCTGTGGAAGGCGTTGCACGGAATCCGGAATCTTCCGGTAAAGTCACTGTTACCATGCTGATCGGTCTGGCAATGATCGAATCTCTGACCATTTATGCACTGGTTATTTCTCTGATTCTGATCTATGCGCATCCGCAGGCAAGCGCGATTGCAGCACTGTTTGGTGCAAAATAG